The Hyalangium ruber genome includes the window CCCGGGGCTACGGGACGCTGAAGACGTTCCTGGCCGAGGAGCTGTTCGGCGGGCGGGACCACGTCATCTTCTACGACCGGTCCTCGGGCATCCGCGCCTCGGCGCCGGAGACGCAGAAGGACCTGCAGCGGGCGATGACGGGCTACGACGCGCTCTACGGCACGGACTACGCCAAGAGCCTGCCGAGGGACCCAGGTCGGGCGCTCCAGATTCTGGAGAACTTCCTGCGGCTGCGGCTGAGCGAGGGCAAGTCGATGGCGCTGGTCATCGACTTCGCGGAGACGCTGGTGCCGGGCGGAGAGATGAGCCACCTGTCGGCGGAGGACCGCTTCGTGGTGGCCACGCTGGACAAGTGGGCGCACGACCCGCAGTTCCTGTCGAACGACATCTCCGTGGTGCTGCTGGCGGAGAACCTGGCGGACATCTCGCCGCGCATCGCGCGTAACCCGTACGTGGCGCCCATCGAGCTGCCGCTGCCGACCGAGGAAGAGCGGTTGGACTACGTGCGCTTCAAGCTGGAGGGCAAGCGGCTGCAGTCGGTGTCGGACGTGTCGCTGGCGGCGCTGGCGAAGATGACGGCGGGCCTGTCGCGCATCAACCTGGACCGGGTGCTGACCGAGGCGCTCGAGCGCGACGTGCGGATTACGACGGAGCTGCTCAAGGAGAAGAAGAAGGAGCTCATCCAGGCGGAGTGCCACGGCTTGTTGGAGTTCATCGAGCCGGTCCACAACCTGGACGCGGTGGCGGGGCACGCGAAGGCGAAGGAGATGCTGCGGCACGCGGCCAACGCGCTGAAGAAAGGCCACAACGAGGTGATGCCGATGGGCTACCTCATCAGTGGGCCGGTGGGCACGGGCAAGACGTTCATGGTGACGAGCTTCGCCGGAGAGATTGGGATTCCGGCGGTGAAGTTCCTGAACTTCCGCAGCCAGTGGCAGGGCGTGACGGAGTCGAACCTGGAGCGCATCTTCACGCTGCTCAAGGCGCTGTGGCCGGTGGCGGTGATGGTGGACGAGGCGGACACGTTCCTGGGGAACCGGGACTCGGGAGGCGACTCGGGGACGAGCAGCCGCGTGTTCGGCACGATTGCCTCCTTCATGGGCAACACGCAGTACCGCGGGAAGATCGTCTGGTTCCTGATGACGGCGCGGCCGGACCTGCTGCCCATCGACCTGAAGCGGCAGGGACGTGCGGAGGAGCACCTGGCGCTCTTCTATCCGCAGACGGACGAGGAGCGGAACCACCTCTTCAAGGTGATGCAGAAGAAGACGGGCGTGGAGGTGGACGTGCCGTCGTTCGCGGAGCTGATGCCGGATGCTTCGCGCAACTTCAGCGGCGCGGACATCGAAGCGGTGATGGTGCGCTCGAAGTTCCGCGCACTGGCGGACGGGCGCGACAAGGTGACGGTGGAGGACCTGAAGGCGGTGCTCGCCGACTTCCTGCCGCCGAGCTACCCGCTGGAGATTGAACTGCAGAACCTGGTGGCGGTGCAGGAATGCACGAGCAAGGAACTGCTGCCGCAGCAGTTCCGGGACATGGACCGCGACGCCATCACCCGGCGGGTGCGCGAGCTGAAGATGCTGCTCGAGGAGCAGTGAGCATTAGCTAAATAGGGGGGTGCCCATGCTTTTAGGGAGGAACCCTTCAACAGCAAACTGGCTGCAGTGTGCCGGAAACTCTGAACGCACAGTAACTGGAATGTGCGTTCCGGAGGCGGGATGCCTATTGCCTTACGAAGGTAAACCGTCTTAGCAGGATCCCTGCCGAAGATGGCCTCAGTGAGGCAATCGTTCCAGCGCGTATTGTGGTGGACTTCCCTTCCTCGCGAGGCGGTGCTGCTCGCATGCTTTCTCAAGCCATCTGCGCGCCTGCACGCATTCAATGGCGAAGTACTCCGCGACTTGCTGCTCAGAGCGGGGTTCTGTCTCTATAAACGGCGTGAGTTGTGCGAGAAAGAACTCGAATAGATCGTCCGCAGATCTACTCCACGCGTGGCCTGTGGCTGATTGGGGCTCGGACGTAATCTCCTCAGGGGGCTTCTCAAGGGGAGGCTCCAGTGGAGACGGAAGATCATGCTCGGACCGGTCGGCTTCGGTGGAACTTGGGGCTAGCGTACCGAAGAGTAGCAGGTTGGATGGCTCAATCTTTGTTGTGGAAGCCGTGCGCTTGGTAGCTTTGCGAGTAAGAAGAGTGCGGAGCGAATTTCGCTGAGCCAATTCCTCCTCCGTCAGCGGGGAGAGTCCGAGGTCCGCCAATTTATGATTGCCTTCGCGGACGTTATTCCCGACTCGGACGGAGGCAGGAACCCATCCATGCTTGTGATTCTCGACCGCACCTGACCATGTTCCCCCCTTGGTATCCGAATCAACCACTACGGCTGCCAGCGACAAGGCATATAGGTATTTGTTGCGATCCATCGCGTGCGCAACGGTGAACGGAGCCTCGGGGCTGAACGGCGAGACCAAAGCAAGCGTACCTTTCATGAGTTCCTGTCGGTTCCTCTTAGAGAGGATCGCTTTGCCGAGGCCATCTGATAAGACGCCAACAACTCTTCCCCCTGCTTCGAGCGCTCCAGACATTGCTTCTCTATCGACACCGCGAGCGTCCCCAGATACGACTGCAAGCCCTTCCTCCGCGCAGGCTGCTCCGAGCGTACGCGCGAACCTAAGGCCCGATGGTGTCGCATCTCTGGAACCAACCACGCAAACAGCGTCCCTACCTAAGAGTTCGGTATTCCCAGCGAAAAATAGGATAGGAGGGGCCAAGCTTTTAAGGATGGTGCGTAGCCGTACTGGATAGGCAGAATCGCTGCGGCCGAGCACACCGATACCTGACTGGCTCCAGCGTTCTGTTGCCAGCGCCAAAGCTGCGCCTCGGCGAAGAAGGCGATTGAGTCGCTCCTGCGCTATGAAGTCAGGGGACAGTCCTTCGGGAACGTTCGACAGGAGATCTGCTGGACGCAGGCTGCGGGCGAGCAATTCCTTTGCGAGCCGATTGTATTCAATCAGCGCGAGCGGCCGGTTGGACTCATCTTTATTGCCAGGGAAGTGCCCACAGAGCAGGAGTGTCACTTGCGTGTCAGGTGAAAGTAAGTCGTGTGGTGCCATCATCTTCACCCCGAGGATGCCGAAGCCAGGGAGAGCGCCAACGGATAGACTGCTTTAACCTCGGCTTGTCGTAGCAGCGCCCCGATTACGGTCATTGACCAGCGCGAGTCCACAACGTCGTCGATCAGTAGTACAGGGCCTGGATGTACTAGGCCGGCCGTGACCGCGAATGCGCCGTCCAAGTTATGTGCCTGTTGCCATGCGTTCATCATGAGGCGCTGACGTTCTGTTTCCTCCACCTTGGAGACTGCACCAATAAAGGGCAGGCCCAGCTTTGCGGCGAGCCGTCTCGCAAAATCTGGCACGAGGCGAGGACTTCGAAGTGACGGAACACAGGTAACCCAGGTTGGAGATGGATTGGGCCGCCAACGGTCCCGCACCATCTCAGCGCAGGCCACCACGAGCTCGTCGCGAAAACGGCCTTTCTCCTTGTCCTCCCGTACGAGTTTCGCCCAGCCCATATCGCCCCAGAGAGATAGGGCGCGGCCCTGTTCATTCTGCCGATCTAGGGGAATGTTTCCACGCCAGTTGTACTTGGGGAACGCACCTGTCTGCCACCTCTGGCGAGGTTTGATAAAAACTTCGCTGCGGCGCTCGAACGCAATAGCGGCATTAACCGTCGACGGGTGATAGCCGAGAGGAACAACAGGCTGGCCAAGACAAGTGGCGCAACGTCCACACTGTTGGGCATTTGGATCATCTAAGGCTTGCTCAAGGAATTCCATGAGGCAGGATTTCGAGTCCATGTACTCCTGCATCTGCTGCCATTCCTCCTGCCGGTGCTCCGTAAGCCGCAAGA containing:
- a CDS encoding ATP-binding protein; the encoded protein is MTTKTRKGNKSDPLSDLPRWAQKLAQKYYTKTVSTFLLYGAVRDLQPITVEDGTRGYGTLKTFLAEELFGGRDHVIFYDRSSGIRASAPETQKDLQRAMTGYDALYGTDYAKSLPRDPGRALQILENFLRLRLSEGKSMALVIDFAETLVPGGEMSHLSAEDRFVVATLDKWAHDPQFLSNDISVVLLAENLADISPRIARNPYVAPIELPLPTEEERLDYVRFKLEGKRLQSVSDVSLAALAKMTAGLSRINLDRVLTEALERDVRITTELLKEKKKELIQAECHGLLEFIEPVHNLDAVAGHAKAKEMLRHAANALKKGHNEVMPMGYLISGPVGTGKTFMVTSFAGEIGIPAVKFLNFRSQWQGVTESNLERIFTLLKALWPVAVMVDEADTFLGNRDSGGDSGTSSRVFGTIASFMGNTQYRGKIVWFLMTARPDLLPIDLKRQGRAEEHLALFYPQTDEERNHLFKVMQKKTGVEVDVPSFAELMPDASRNFSGADIEAVMVRSKFRALADGRDKVTVEDLKAVLADFLPPSYPLEIELQNLVAVQECTSKELLPQQFRDMDRDAITRRVRELKMLLEEQ
- a CDS encoding DNA-processing protein DprA: MMAPHDLLSPDTQVTLLLCGHFPGNKDESNRPLALIEYNRLAKELLARSLRPADLLSNVPEGLSPDFIAQERLNRLLRRGAALALATERWSQSGIGVLGRSDSAYPVRLRTILKSLAPPILFFAGNTELLGRDAVCVVGSRDATPSGLRFARTLGAACAEEGLAVVSGDARGVDREAMSGALEAGGRVVGVLSDGLGKAILSKRNRQELMKGTLALVSPFSPEAPFTVAHAMDRNKYLYALSLAAVVVDSDTKGGTWSGAVENHKHGWVPASVRVGNNVREGNHKLADLGLSPLTEEELAQRNSLRTLLTRKATKRTASTTKIEPSNLLLFGTLAPSSTEADRSEHDLPSPLEPPLEKPPEEITSEPQSATGHAWSRSADDLFEFFLAQLTPFIETEPRSEQQVAEYFAIECVQARRWLEKACEQHRLARKGSPPQYALERLPH